The following coding sequences are from one Dermacentor silvarum isolate Dsil-2018 chromosome 4, BIME_Dsil_1.4, whole genome shotgun sequence window:
- the LOC119450066 gene encoding cytosolic non-specific dipeptidase isoform X1, translated as MQRPAKCQRPFPAVAGAAHSVTDRCQVPRSTGSLAPSVNYGQSFVSPVQHRVAQGNCTKMAQQKVPEVLNKVFSIVDKRKTELIDILREAVAIKSVSGWPDARNEVVRMINWMKEKLEKEGAKCELKELGEQTLADGTKLKLPPVLLGHLGADPAKKTLLVYGHLDVQPALLEDGWDSDPFVLTERNGKLYGRGASDDKGPVLGWLHAIRAYKEADVDIPVNLKFVFEGMEESGSVGLDELLYSLKDTEFFKKVDYVCISDNYWLGKDKPCLTYGLRGLCYFAVEVECASKDLHSGVFGGSVHEAMYDLTHLMSKLVDRTGKILIPGIMNDVAPITDKERDLYKSIDFDMDGYCKDLGACGLLHPTKEEVLMHRWRFPSLSLHGVEGAFYGAGEKTVIPRRVVGKFSIRIVPNQEPAKVEVQVKKYIEELWKQHGSPNRIKVHMASGGRWWISDPFSPNFEAGKAATKHVYGVEPDMTREGGSIPVTLTLQEVTKKSVILLPMGASDDGAHSQNEKIDERNYIEGSKLLAAYLYELAQLK; from the exons ATGCAGCGACCAGCTAAGTGCCAAAGACCGTTTCCAGCTGTGGCTGGTGCCGCCCACAGTGTGACAGACAGATGCCAAGTTCCCAGGTCCACTGGCAGCCTTGCGCCAAGTGTGAATTATGGCCAAAG ctttgtCTCTCCAGTGCAACACAGAGTAGCTCAAGGGAACTGTACCAAGATGGCTCAGCAAAAAGTCCCTGAAGTCCTAAATAAGGTGTTCAG CATTGTGGACAAGAGGAAGACGGAGCTGATTGACATTTTGCGTGAGGCAGTGGCCATCAAAAGTGTGTCCGGCTGGCCTGATGCACGAAATGAGGTTGTCCGGATGATCAATTGGATGAAAGAG AAACTAGAGAAGGAGGGTGCCAAATGTGAGCTTAAGGAGCTTGGCGAGCAGACATTGGCCGATGGAACCAAGCTCAAGCTACCTCCTGTCCTGCTCGGCCACCTGGGTGCCGATCCTGCCAAGAAAACTCTCCTTGTATATGGGCATCTCGATGTTCAACCTGCATTACTG GAGGATGGCTGGGACTCTGATCCTTTTGTGCTGACGGAAAGAAATGGCAAGCTCTATGGACGTGGTGCTTCAGACGACAAGGGTCCAGTGCTGGGCTGGTTGCATGCCATTCGTGCATACAAGGAAGCTGACGTTGATATTCCAGTGAACCTGAAG TTCGTTTTTGAGGGCATGGAGGAGTCTGGCTCAGTTGGGTTGGATGAGCTGCTGTACAGCCTCAAGGACACTGAATTCTTCAAAAAGGTGGACTATGTCTGTATTTCTGACAACTACTGGCTCGGAAAGGACAAACCGTGCCTCACCTATGGACTAAG AGGCCTGTGCTACTTTGCTGTTGAAGTTGAGTGTGCCAGCAAGGACCTCCATTCAGGTGTCTTTGGAGGCTCTGT ACACGAAGCCATGTATGACCTGACGCATCTGATGAGCAAACTGGTCGACCGCACTGGCAAGATTCTGATCCCAGGAATTATGAATGACGTGGCCCCTATCACTGACAAGGAGCGTGACCTCTACAAGAGCATCGACTTTGACATG GATGGATACTGCAAGGACTTAGGTGCTTGTGGACTCCTACACCCAACAAAGGAGGAAGTTCTAATGCACCGCTGGAGATTCCCATCACTTTCTCTTCATG GTGTGGAGGGTGCCTTTTACGGAGCAGGCGAAAAGACTGTGATACCTCGCAGGGTAGTTGGAAAGTTTTCAATTCGCATTGTGCCTAATCAAGAGCCAGCCAAGGTGGAGGTCCAGGTCAAAAAGTACATTGAGGAACTGTGGAAGCAACATGGAAGCCCCAACAGGATCAA GGTCCACATGGCTAGTGGTGGCCGGTGGTGGATCAGCGACCCTTTCTCTCCAAACTTTGAGGCCGGCAAGGCTGCCACCAAGCATG TTTATGGTGTGGAGCCCGACATGACAAGGGAAGGTGGCAGCATCCCAGTGACACTGACACTGCAGGAGGTGACCAAGAAGAGCGTCATCCTGCTTCCTATGGGGGCCAGTGATGATGGAGCCCACTCACAGAATGAGAAGATCGACGAGCGAAACTACATTGAGGGG tcCAAGCTACTGGCTGCCTACCTCTATGAACTTGCTCAGTTGAAGTGA
- the LOC119450066 gene encoding cytosolic non-specific dipeptidase isoform X2, producing the protein MAKGNFSFSFVSPVQHRVAQGNCTKMAQQKVPEVLNKVFSIVDKRKTELIDILREAVAIKSVSGWPDARNEVVRMINWMKEKLEKEGAKCELKELGEQTLADGTKLKLPPVLLGHLGADPAKKTLLVYGHLDVQPALLEDGWDSDPFVLTERNGKLYGRGASDDKGPVLGWLHAIRAYKEADVDIPVNLKFVFEGMEESGSVGLDELLYSLKDTEFFKKVDYVCISDNYWLGKDKPCLTYGLRGLCYFAVEVECASKDLHSGVFGGSVHEAMYDLTHLMSKLVDRTGKILIPGIMNDVAPITDKERDLYKSIDFDMDGYCKDLGACGLLHPTKEEVLMHRWRFPSLSLHGVEGAFYGAGEKTVIPRRVVGKFSIRIVPNQEPAKVEVQVKKYIEELWKQHGSPNRIKVHMASGGRWWISDPFSPNFEAGKAATKHVYGVEPDMTREGGSIPVTLTLQEVTKKSVILLPMGASDDGAHSQNEKIDERNYIEGSKLLAAYLYELAQLK; encoded by the exons ATGGCCAAAG GAAatttttctttcagctttgtCTCTCCAGTGCAACACAGAGTAGCTCAAGGGAACTGTACCAAGATGGCTCAGCAAAAAGTCCCTGAAGTCCTAAATAAGGTGTTCAG CATTGTGGACAAGAGGAAGACGGAGCTGATTGACATTTTGCGTGAGGCAGTGGCCATCAAAAGTGTGTCCGGCTGGCCTGATGCACGAAATGAGGTTGTCCGGATGATCAATTGGATGAAAGAG AAACTAGAGAAGGAGGGTGCCAAATGTGAGCTTAAGGAGCTTGGCGAGCAGACATTGGCCGATGGAACCAAGCTCAAGCTACCTCCTGTCCTGCTCGGCCACCTGGGTGCCGATCCTGCCAAGAAAACTCTCCTTGTATATGGGCATCTCGATGTTCAACCTGCATTACTG GAGGATGGCTGGGACTCTGATCCTTTTGTGCTGACGGAAAGAAATGGCAAGCTCTATGGACGTGGTGCTTCAGACGACAAGGGTCCAGTGCTGGGCTGGTTGCATGCCATTCGTGCATACAAGGAAGCTGACGTTGATATTCCAGTGAACCTGAAG TTCGTTTTTGAGGGCATGGAGGAGTCTGGCTCAGTTGGGTTGGATGAGCTGCTGTACAGCCTCAAGGACACTGAATTCTTCAAAAAGGTGGACTATGTCTGTATTTCTGACAACTACTGGCTCGGAAAGGACAAACCGTGCCTCACCTATGGACTAAG AGGCCTGTGCTACTTTGCTGTTGAAGTTGAGTGTGCCAGCAAGGACCTCCATTCAGGTGTCTTTGGAGGCTCTGT ACACGAAGCCATGTATGACCTGACGCATCTGATGAGCAAACTGGTCGACCGCACTGGCAAGATTCTGATCCCAGGAATTATGAATGACGTGGCCCCTATCACTGACAAGGAGCGTGACCTCTACAAGAGCATCGACTTTGACATG GATGGATACTGCAAGGACTTAGGTGCTTGTGGACTCCTACACCCAACAAAGGAGGAAGTTCTAATGCACCGCTGGAGATTCCCATCACTTTCTCTTCATG GTGTGGAGGGTGCCTTTTACGGAGCAGGCGAAAAGACTGTGATACCTCGCAGGGTAGTTGGAAAGTTTTCAATTCGCATTGTGCCTAATCAAGAGCCAGCCAAGGTGGAGGTCCAGGTCAAAAAGTACATTGAGGAACTGTGGAAGCAACATGGAAGCCCCAACAGGATCAA GGTCCACATGGCTAGTGGTGGCCGGTGGTGGATCAGCGACCCTTTCTCTCCAAACTTTGAGGCCGGCAAGGCTGCCACCAAGCATG TTTATGGTGTGGAGCCCGACATGACAAGGGAAGGTGGCAGCATCCCAGTGACACTGACACTGCAGGAGGTGACCAAGAAGAGCGTCATCCTGCTTCCTATGGGGGCCAGTGATGATGGAGCCCACTCACAGAATGAGAAGATCGACGAGCGAAACTACATTGAGGGG tcCAAGCTACTGGCTGCCTACCTCTATGAACTTGCTCAGTTGAAGTGA
- the LOC119450066 gene encoding cytosolic non-specific dipeptidase isoform X3, with protein MAQQKVPEVLNKVFSIVDKRKTELIDILREAVAIKSVSGWPDARNEVVRMINWMKEKLEKEGAKCELKELGEQTLADGTKLKLPPVLLGHLGADPAKKTLLVYGHLDVQPALLEDGWDSDPFVLTERNGKLYGRGASDDKGPVLGWLHAIRAYKEADVDIPVNLKFVFEGMEESGSVGLDELLYSLKDTEFFKKVDYVCISDNYWLGKDKPCLTYGLRGLCYFAVEVECASKDLHSGVFGGSVHEAMYDLTHLMSKLVDRTGKILIPGIMNDVAPITDKERDLYKSIDFDMDGYCKDLGACGLLHPTKEEVLMHRWRFPSLSLHGVEGAFYGAGEKTVIPRRVVGKFSIRIVPNQEPAKVEVQVKKYIEELWKQHGSPNRIKVHMASGGRWWISDPFSPNFEAGKAATKHVYGVEPDMTREGGSIPVTLTLQEVTKKSVILLPMGASDDGAHSQNEKIDERNYIEGSKLLAAYLYELAQLK; from the exons ATGGCTCAGCAAAAAGTCCCTGAAGTCCTAAATAAGGTGTTCAG CATTGTGGACAAGAGGAAGACGGAGCTGATTGACATTTTGCGTGAGGCAGTGGCCATCAAAAGTGTGTCCGGCTGGCCTGATGCACGAAATGAGGTTGTCCGGATGATCAATTGGATGAAAGAG AAACTAGAGAAGGAGGGTGCCAAATGTGAGCTTAAGGAGCTTGGCGAGCAGACATTGGCCGATGGAACCAAGCTCAAGCTACCTCCTGTCCTGCTCGGCCACCTGGGTGCCGATCCTGCCAAGAAAACTCTCCTTGTATATGGGCATCTCGATGTTCAACCTGCATTACTG GAGGATGGCTGGGACTCTGATCCTTTTGTGCTGACGGAAAGAAATGGCAAGCTCTATGGACGTGGTGCTTCAGACGACAAGGGTCCAGTGCTGGGCTGGTTGCATGCCATTCGTGCATACAAGGAAGCTGACGTTGATATTCCAGTGAACCTGAAG TTCGTTTTTGAGGGCATGGAGGAGTCTGGCTCAGTTGGGTTGGATGAGCTGCTGTACAGCCTCAAGGACACTGAATTCTTCAAAAAGGTGGACTATGTCTGTATTTCTGACAACTACTGGCTCGGAAAGGACAAACCGTGCCTCACCTATGGACTAAG AGGCCTGTGCTACTTTGCTGTTGAAGTTGAGTGTGCCAGCAAGGACCTCCATTCAGGTGTCTTTGGAGGCTCTGT ACACGAAGCCATGTATGACCTGACGCATCTGATGAGCAAACTGGTCGACCGCACTGGCAAGATTCTGATCCCAGGAATTATGAATGACGTGGCCCCTATCACTGACAAGGAGCGTGACCTCTACAAGAGCATCGACTTTGACATG GATGGATACTGCAAGGACTTAGGTGCTTGTGGACTCCTACACCCAACAAAGGAGGAAGTTCTAATGCACCGCTGGAGATTCCCATCACTTTCTCTTCATG GTGTGGAGGGTGCCTTTTACGGAGCAGGCGAAAAGACTGTGATACCTCGCAGGGTAGTTGGAAAGTTTTCAATTCGCATTGTGCCTAATCAAGAGCCAGCCAAGGTGGAGGTCCAGGTCAAAAAGTACATTGAGGAACTGTGGAAGCAACATGGAAGCCCCAACAGGATCAA GGTCCACATGGCTAGTGGTGGCCGGTGGTGGATCAGCGACCCTTTCTCTCCAAACTTTGAGGCCGGCAAGGCTGCCACCAAGCATG TTTATGGTGTGGAGCCCGACATGACAAGGGAAGGTGGCAGCATCCCAGTGACACTGACACTGCAGGAGGTGACCAAGAAGAGCGTCATCCTGCTTCCTATGGGGGCCAGTGATGATGGAGCCCACTCACAGAATGAGAAGATCGACGAGCGAAACTACATTGAGGGG tcCAAGCTACTGGCTGCCTACCTCTATGAACTTGCTCAGTTGAAGTGA